In 'Nostoc azollae' 0708, the following are encoded in one genomic region:
- the msrB gene encoding peptide-methionine (R)-S-oxide reductase MsrB yields the protein MEKRHFLQISAVLVGTAFFLRYINGSSENMADADTKFEVTKPEEEWKTILTSEQFQVLRKHGTERAHTSPLDKTYEPGTYVCAGCGQALFTSDTKFDSGTGWPSFFKPIEGAIATTVDRSFFMTRTEVHCSRCGGHLGHVFNDGPRPTGFRYCMNGVSLKFTPA from the coding sequence ATGGAGAAACGCCATTTTTTACAAATTAGTGCCGTATTGGTTGGCACAGCCTTTTTTTTACGTTATATCAATGGGAGTTCTGAAAATATGGCAGATGCAGATACTAAGTTTGAAGTTACCAAACCTGAAGAAGAGTGGAAAACGATTTTAACATCGGAACAGTTTCAGGTCCTGCGGAAACATGGTACAGAACGCGCTCATACTAGTCCTCTGGATAAAACTTATGAGCCGGGTACTTATGTATGTGCTGGGTGTGGACAGGCTTTATTTACATCAGATACCAAGTTTGACAGTGGTACTGGCTGGCCAAGCTTTTTTAAACCAATTGAGGGTGCGATCGCTACTACTGTAGATCGGTCATTTTTCATGACTAGAACGGAAGTACATTGCAGTCGTTGTGGTGGACATTTAGGCCATGTTTTTAATGATGGACCCAGACCTACTGGCTTCCGTTACTGTATGAATGGTGTATCTTTGAAGTTTACACCTGCATAG
- a CDS encoding DUF948 domain-containing protein: MNPLFWLGLSILLVAASLTAVLVVAIPALQELARAARSAEKLFDTLSRELPPTLNAIRNTSLEITDLTDDVSEGVKSASQVVKQADQSLDSARKQAQNIQSSTRSVLVGIRTAWLTFTSQRTNKRSSIERLPINDQAQLTLREREMLRRENRRTEQETYRNNNGYNKAVNWENDFNEGDLVSKSAPLEDWSD, translated from the coding sequence ATGAACCCTCTGTTTTGGCTGGGACTGTCCATCCTCTTAGTCGCTGCTAGTTTAACTGCTGTATTAGTAGTGGCTATACCCGCTTTGCAGGAGTTAGCTCGCGCTGCTCGCAGTGCCGAAAAGTTGTTTGATACTCTCTCAAGGGAGTTACCACCCACTCTTAACGCTATTCGCAATACCAGTTTAGAAATAACAGATTTAACCGATGATGTGAGTGAAGGTGTCAAAAGCGCCAGTCAAGTCGTAAAACAAGCAGATCAAAGCCTGGATAGCGCCAGAAAACAAGCACAGAATATTCAATCCAGCACACGCAGCGTGTTAGTAGGAATAAGAACTGCGTGGCTAACTTTTACGAGTCAAAGAACTAATAAACGCAGCAGCATAGAACGCTTACCAATAAATGATCAAGCACAGCTAACCTTACGAGAGCGAGAAATGCTGAGGCGAGAAAATAGGCGCACAGAACAAGAAACGTACCGCAACAATAATGGTTACAACAAAGCTGTGAATTGGGAAAATGATTTTAATGAGGGAGACTTAGTTTCCAAATCAGCCCCCTTGGAAGATTGGTCTGATTGA
- a CDS encoding YtxH domain-containing protein, whose translation MSNNRSGVFIGGLMLGATIGALTGLLAAPRAGRETRKLLKKSADALPELAEDISTTVHIQADRLSASALRNWDDTLERLRIAIAAGVDATQRESGALRRQNSAESESADPLVQHLER comes from the coding sequence ATGTCTAATAACCGTTCTGGAGTATTTATTGGCGGCTTGATGCTAGGGGCTACTATCGGTGCTTTAACCGGGTTGCTGGCTGCTCCCCGCGCAGGCCGAGAAACGCGCAAACTGTTGAAAAAATCTGCTGATGCTTTACCGGAATTGGCAGAGGATATATCTACAACTGTGCACATTCAAGCAGACCGACTTTCTGCCAGCGCACTAAGAAATTGGGATGATACTTTAGAGAGATTGCGGATAGCGATAGCAGCTGGAGTCGATGCTACTCAACGTGAAAGCGGAGCCCTCAGACGGCAAAATTCTGCTGAAAGCGAAAGCGCAGATCCTCTAGTCCAGCATCTGGAACGCTGA
- a CDS encoding class II glutamine amidotransferase → MCQLLGMNCNIPTDICFSFEGFSARGGKTDEHSDGWGIAFFEGKGCRIFLDAKPSVASPLAELVRRYPIHSTHVIAHIRKATQGKIALENCHPFQRELWGRYWAFAHNGNLPDFHPENYGIFQPVGDTDSEQAFCLILNTLRASFPDGKPPLKLLYPVLSKVTEELASIGILNYLLSDGEHFFTHCSTKLCYIIRQAPFAAAHLIDEEMIVDFTELATPSDRVAIIVTTPLTDNEVWTPIPPGEILVFQDGLPLRWI, encoded by the coding sequence ATGTGTCAACTGCTAGGAATGAACTGCAATATACCAACGGATATTTGCTTCTCCTTTGAAGGGTTTTCAGCCAGAGGAGGAAAAACCGATGAACATAGCGATGGTTGGGGTATTGCTTTTTTTGAAGGTAAAGGATGTCGGATTTTTTTAGATGCCAAACCCTCCGTAGCTTCTCCACTGGCAGAATTAGTTCGACGCTATCCCATCCACTCTACCCATGTCATAGCCCATATTCGTAAAGCTACCCAAGGTAAAATAGCCCTAGAAAACTGTCATCCCTTCCAACGGGAACTTTGGGGTAGGTATTGGGCATTTGCTCATAACGGTAATTTACCAGATTTTCATCCAGAAAATTATGGCATTTTTCAACCTGTAGGTGACACAGATAGTGAACAAGCATTTTGCTTAATTCTCAACACCTTAAGAGCTAGTTTTCCCGATGGTAAACCACCCTTAAAGTTACTTTATCCTGTATTAAGTAAAGTAACGGAAGAATTAGCATCAATAGGTATTTTAAACTACCTGCTATCTGATGGAGAACATTTCTTTACTCACTGCTCTACCAAACTCTGTTACATTATCCGACAAGCACCATTTGCCGCCGCACACTTAATTGATGAAGAGATGATAGTTGATTTTACTGAACTAGCTACACCAAGCGATCGCGTTGCCATCATTGTCACTACTCCCCTCACAGATAACGAAGTTTGGACACCAATTCCACCAGGAGAAATATTAGTATTTCAAGATGGTTTACCACTCAGATGGATATAA
- a CDS encoding TPM domain-containing protein — protein MQLCFWRRFLVSLAVFFFAGSIWAINSPSALAYENPDLLPERFTPVVDLAKTLPDPQEEKLVQELEQFETNTGWKLRVLTQYDRTPGRAVIKYWGLDDKSILLVADARGGNILSFSVGEAVYELLPRTFWIELQTRFGNLYFVREQGEDQAILQALDSVKGCLLKGGCNVVPGLPREQWILTVITSAVGGVICGFAAQPRNDKQIFAWQWALIFSPLWGILFIAFGIAPVITRTSDWVPLVRNISAFLIGVLVAYLSPVFSRPSSSTES, from the coding sequence ATGCAGCTTTGTTTTTGGCGACGATTTTTGGTATCCCTTGCAGTATTTTTCTTTGCTGGATCAATTTGGGCGATTAATTCTCCATCAGCCCTAGCTTATGAAAACCCGGATTTACTACCTGAAAGATTTACTCCAGTTGTGGATTTGGCCAAAACTCTCCCTGACCCCCAGGAGGAGAAATTAGTCCAAGAGTTAGAACAGTTTGAAACTAATACTGGCTGGAAATTGCGAGTATTAACCCAGTACGATCGCACCCCAGGGAGAGCGGTAATCAAATATTGGGGTTTAGATGACAAAAGTATTCTGTTGGTTGCAGATGCTCGTGGTGGTAATATTCTCAGCTTTAGCGTGGGTGAAGCGGTTTATGAACTTTTACCACGCACATTCTGGATTGAACTGCAAACCCGTTTTGGTAATTTGTACTTTGTGCGGGAACAAGGAGAAGACCAAGCCATTCTGCAAGCTTTGGATTCAGTGAAAGGCTGTTTACTCAAAGGTGGTTGTAATGTCGTTCCTGGACTACCAAGGGAACAATGGATTCTCACCGTGATTACTTCAGCTGTTGGTGGAGTCATTTGTGGCTTTGCTGCTCAACCCCGCAATGATAAACAAATTTTTGCTTGGCAATGGGCGTTAATTTTCTCACCTTTGTGGGGAATTTTGTTTATTGCTTTCGGTATTGCACCGGTAATAACTCGTACCAGTGATTGGGTGCCTCTGGTTCGTAATATTTCCGCCTTTTTAATTGGTGTTTTGGTTGCCTATTTATCTCCTGTTTTCAGTCGTCCTTCTTCCAGTACTGAGTCTTGA